In Oxyura jamaicensis isolate SHBP4307 breed ruddy duck chromosome 11, BPBGC_Ojam_1.0, whole genome shotgun sequence, a genomic segment contains:
- the TERF2IP gene encoding telomeric repeat-binding factor 2-interacting protein 1 produces the protein MATGGNAAAGRSRRLFLWDDGRPMQFYVRPGLTKLRLAPLLLAGGGRLCRTQEPGAVLLAQPGEVVPGGAVSTEYVTECVERNQRLPLEPFRLPAAPPAASPRGRLAFTEAEDAALLQAVRERGGRRVGGRTLWKELERAGLTRHTWQAMRDRYLRHLRPLHGEPQQVEEERAQGMGIFEAANREFESDESGSDTSDTLEELPTQVGGGKSPGETAAGLKTGMEDCAFPGTQLQREDRPRSTCSSSSVVQVVKTMRHFMERFNVDLFTVTQAFLKNTGEVETTSYFLQTGQRLDGYPVWSREDDIELQKDDEHARSKLIAKFGAENVAKRVAFRKS, from the exons ATGGCGACGGGCGGGAACGCGGCGGCCGGTCGCTCGCGGCGGCTCTTCCTCTGGGACGACGGGAGACCGATGCAGTTCTACGTGCGGCCCGGGCTGACCAAGCTGCGCCTAGCGCCCCTGCTGCtggcgggcggcgggcggctgTGCCGCACCCAGGAGCCGGGCGCCGTGCTCTTGGCGCAGCCCGGCGAGGTGGTGCCCGGCGGGGCCGTCTCCACCGAGTACGTGACGGAGTGCGTGGAGCGCAACCAGCGCCTGCCGCTGGAGCCCTTCCGGCTGCCCGCTGCGCCACCCGCCGCCTCGCCGCGCGGCCGCCTCGCCTTCACGGAGGCGGAGGACGCGGCGCTGCTGCAGGCCGTGCGCGAGCGGGGCGGGAGGCGGGTGGGCGGCAGGACGCTGTGGAAGGAGCTAGAGCGGGCCGGCCTGACGCGGCACACCTGGCAGGCCATGCGCGACCGCTACCTGCGGCACCTGAGGCCTCTGCACGGGG AGCCCCAGCAAGTGGAGGAGGAGCGCGCACAAGGCATGGGCATTTTCGAGGCAGCGAATCGGGAGTTTGAAAGCGACGAG TCAGGAAGTGACACCTCAGACACTTTAGAAGAACTTCCTACACAAGTTGGAGGAGGAAAGTCTCCAGGTGAAACGGCAGCTGGTTTGAAGACTGGGATGGAGGACTGTGCTTTCCCTGGCACTCAATTACAAAGGGAAGACAGACCAAGAAGCACTTGCTCTTCTTCCAGTGTGGTACAAGTAGTGAAAACTATGCGGCACTTCATGGAAAGATTTAATGTGGATCTGTTCACTGTTACACAGGcctttctgaaaaacactgGTGAAGTGGAGACTACATCATACTTTCTGCAGACAGGGCAGCGTTTGGATGGATACCCTGTGTGGAGCAGAGAGGATGATATAGAATTGCAAAAAGATGATGAGCATGCCAGAAGTAAATTGATAGCAAAATTTGGAGCTGAAAACGTAGCAAAGCGAGTAGCATTTAGGAAAAGTTAG
- the MARVELD3 gene encoding MARVEL domain-containing protein 3, translated as MGPPGSRAAAPGPLECRCCRYLCTARASCQGVGALLAALVLVCSSVSYGSTGGYTGVASLGGIYYYQYGGAYSGFSGADGEMAQQLDQRFHLLKLPIARAAMAMGGSLMVFSCLLILFGVLRLPWHFPAWLLLECTLNAVVAIGLVPALYYFFHHLLEVYNSSVCKEREQLYQSKGYQGFRCSLHGAEIAAGLLGCIAVMAYLLSAGLAVKGYRTVCKLKQKPVQVYEL; from the exons ATGGGACCGCCGGGGAGCCGCGCCGCCGCGCCGGGGCCGCTGGAGTGCCGCTGCTGCCGCTACCTGTGCACGGCCAGGG ccagctgccagGGGGTGGGAGCGCTGCTCGCCGCGCTGGTCCTGGTCTGCAGCTCCGTGTCCTACGGCTCGACGGGAGGCTACACGGGCGTCGCCAGCCTGGGGGGCATCTACTACTACCAGTACGGTGGGGCGTACAGTGGCTTCAGCGGAGCAGATGGGGAGATGGCCCAGCAGCTTGACCAGCGTTTCCACCTCCTCAAGCTGCCAATTGCAAGGGCAGCAATGGCCATGGGAGGGTCTTTAATGGTCTTCTCCTGCCTTCTCATTTTGTTTGGAGTCTTACGGCTACCGTGGCATTTTCCAGCATGGCTCCTACTTGAATGCACCCTGAATGCAGTTGTAGCCATTGGCTTGGTGCCTGCTCTATACTATTTCTTCCATCATCTGCTGGAGGTTTATAATTCATCAGTGTGCAAAGAGAGAGAGCAGCTTTACCAAAGCAAAGGCTATCAGGGATTTCGGTGCAGCCTACATGGGGCAGAGATTGCTGCTGGCCTCTTAGGCTGCATAGCTGTCATGGCCTACCTGCTTAGTGCTGGCCTGGCTGTCAAGGGGTACAGAACAGTTtgcaaactgaaacagaagccAGTCCAAGTCTATGAGCTTTAG
- the TAT gene encoding tyrosine aminotransferase isoform X1, translated as MDSYLIQVNSPGDHAPLLDVHLKANGNSMSLRKVKGRKPRWAVRASEMSKKTFNPVRAIVDSMKVEPNPKKAMISLSLGDPTVFGNLPTNDEVTRAVKEVLDSGRYNGYAPSVGYQSCREAVAAYYNCPEAPLEAQDVILTSGCSQAIELALAVLANPGQNILVPRPGFSLYKTLALSMGIEVKLYNLLPEKSWEIDLKHLESLVDEKTACLIVNNPSNPCGSVFSKSHLQKILAVASRQCVPILADEIYGDMVFADCKYEPIATLSTNVPILSCGGLAKRWLVPGWRMGWILIHDRRDIFGNEIRDGLLRLSQRILGPCTIVQGALERILHQTPPEFYHNTLSILKSNADLCYAALSAIPGLQPVRPAGAMYLMVEIEMEHFPEFENDVEFTERLISEQSVFCLPATCFEYPNFFRVVITVPEEMILEACSRIQEFCEMHYQGAEGAQDLECDK; from the exons ATGGACTCGTACCTGATCCAAGTGAACAGCCCTGGAGATCATGCCCCTCTGCTGGATGTTCATCTCAAGGCCAATGGAAACAGCATGTCACTGAGGAAGGTGAAGGGCCGGAAGCCAAGATGGGCTGTCAGGGCTTCTGAAATGTCAAAGAAGACTTTCAATCCTGTCCGAGCCATTGTAGACAGCATGAAGGTGGAGCCCAACCCAAAGAAAGCTATGATTTCCTTGTCTTTAG GAGATCCGACGGTCTTTGGAAATCTTCCCACAAATGATGAGGTCACACGGGCTGTGAAAGAGGTTTTGGACTCAGGACGTTACAATGGCTATGCTCCATCTGTTG GCTACCAGTCCTGCCGGGAAGCAGTGGCTGCATATTACAACTGTCCAGAGGCACCACTGGAGGCCCAG GATGTCATCTTAACAAGTGGCTGCAGCCAGGCGATAGAGCTTGCCTTGGCAGTGCTGGCTAACCCAGGCCAGAACATCCTGGTGCCACGGCCTGGCTTCTCCCTCTACAAGACTCTGGCACTGTCCATGGGAATTGAAGTTAAGCTTTACAACCTCTTG CCAGAGAAGTCCTGGGAAATCGATTTGAAGCACTTGGAGTCCCTGGTGGATGAGAAAACAGCTTGCCTGATTGTGAACAACCCATCAAACCCCTGTGGTTCTGTGTTCAGCAAGAGTCACCTCCAGAAGATCCTGGCAG TGGCATCAAGACAGTGTGTTCCTATCCTTGCTGATGAAATCTATGGAGACATG GTGTTTGCTGACTGCAAATATGAACCCATTGCAACTCTCAGCACCAATGTACCCATCTTGTCCTGTGGTGGCTTGGCAAAGCGATGGCTTGTCCCTGGATGGCGGATGGGCTGGATCCTAATCCATGACAGGAGAGACATCTTCGGTAATGAG ATCAGGGATGGCCTTCTTAGACTGAGTCAGAGGATCCTAGGACCATGTACAATTGTCCAAGGAGCACTGGAGCGTATCTTGCACCAGACGCCCCCTGAGTTCTACCACAACACCCTCAGCATCCTCAAG tccAACGCTGACCTTTGTTATGCTGCCCTATCAGCTATCCCAGGCCTCCAGCCTGTCCGGCCTGCTGGAGCCATGTACCTCATG GTTGAAATTGAGATGGAGCATTTCCCTGAATTTGAAAATGATGTGGAGTTCACTGAGCGGCTCATCTCAGAGCAGTCTGTGTTCTGCCTGCCGGCCACA TGCTTTGAGTACCCAAACTTCTTCCGTGTGGTGATCACTGTGCCTGAGGAGATGATCTTAGAGGCCTGCAGTCGCATCCAGGAGTTCTGCGAGATGCACTACCAGGGTGCTGAAGGGGCCCAGGATTTGGAGTGTGACAAGTAG
- the TAT gene encoding tyrosine aminotransferase isoform X2: MDSYLIQVNSPGDHAPLLDVHLKANGNSMSLRKVKGRKPRWAVRASEMSKKTFNPVRAIVDSMKVEPNPKKAMISLSLGDPTVFGNLPTNDEVTRAVKEVLDSGRYNGYAPSVGYQSCREAVAAYYNCPEAPLEAQDVILTSGCSQAIELALAVLANPGQNILVPRPGFSLYKTLALSMGIEVKLYNLLPEKSWEIDLKHLESLVDEKTACLIVNNPSNPCGSVFSKSHLQKILAVASRQCVPILADEIYGDMVFADCKYEPIATLSTNVPILSCGGLAKRWLVPGWRMGWILIHDRRDIFGNEIRDGLLRLSQRILGPCTIVQGALERILHQTPPEFYHNTLSILKPILMAGILAMTSFRKPSPAARAVTRVVSHDLLSSAQCTQGHDPPCCLHSLSLYLQWANVFIVLIQSLASIC; the protein is encoded by the exons ATGGACTCGTACCTGATCCAAGTGAACAGCCCTGGAGATCATGCCCCTCTGCTGGATGTTCATCTCAAGGCCAATGGAAACAGCATGTCACTGAGGAAGGTGAAGGGCCGGAAGCCAAGATGGGCTGTCAGGGCTTCTGAAATGTCAAAGAAGACTTTCAATCCTGTCCGAGCCATTGTAGACAGCATGAAGGTGGAGCCCAACCCAAAGAAAGCTATGATTTCCTTGTCTTTAG GAGATCCGACGGTCTTTGGAAATCTTCCCACAAATGATGAGGTCACACGGGCTGTGAAAGAGGTTTTGGACTCAGGACGTTACAATGGCTATGCTCCATCTGTTG GCTACCAGTCCTGCCGGGAAGCAGTGGCTGCATATTACAACTGTCCAGAGGCACCACTGGAGGCCCAG GATGTCATCTTAACAAGTGGCTGCAGCCAGGCGATAGAGCTTGCCTTGGCAGTGCTGGCTAACCCAGGCCAGAACATCCTGGTGCCACGGCCTGGCTTCTCCCTCTACAAGACTCTGGCACTGTCCATGGGAATTGAAGTTAAGCTTTACAACCTCTTG CCAGAGAAGTCCTGGGAAATCGATTTGAAGCACTTGGAGTCCCTGGTGGATGAGAAAACAGCTTGCCTGATTGTGAACAACCCATCAAACCCCTGTGGTTCTGTGTTCAGCAAGAGTCACCTCCAGAAGATCCTGGCAG TGGCATCAAGACAGTGTGTTCCTATCCTTGCTGATGAAATCTATGGAGACATG GTGTTTGCTGACTGCAAATATGAACCCATTGCAACTCTCAGCACCAATGTACCCATCTTGTCCTGTGGTGGCTTGGCAAAGCGATGGCTTGTCCCTGGATGGCGGATGGGCTGGATCCTAATCCATGACAGGAGAGACATCTTCGGTAATGAG ATCAGGGATGGCCTTCTTAGACTGAGTCAGAGGATCCTAGGACCATGTACAATTGTCCAAGGAGCACTGGAGCGTATCTTGCACCAGACGCCCCCTGAGTTCTACCACAACACCCTCAGCATCCTCAAG CCTATCCTCATGGCAGGAATATTGGCTATGACAAGTTTCAGgaagcccagccctgcagctagAGCTGTGACCCGAGTGGTCAGCCATGACTTGCTGAGCTCAGCTCAGTGTACTCAAGGTCATGATCCCCCATGTTGTTTGCATTCTTTGTCCCTTTATTTGCAGTGGGCAAACGTGTTTATAGTCCTGATCCAGAGCTTGGCTTCCATTTGCTGA
- the CHST4 gene encoding carbohydrate sulfotransferase 4 has translation MMKSRWVQVLLILAVLSFLIHFLTCSNAPMEDKPSPVHILILSSWRSGSSFTGQIFSQHPSVFYLMEPAWHVWVAMYQNSAKVLQMAVRDLVRSVFLCDMSVFDAYMSSQKKKSDLFQWETSRALCSPPACDSFRRNDIITAGNCRTVCGKYPFSKVEEACKTYSHVAIKEVRFFDLKVLYSLFTDPSLNLKVIHLVRDPRAVFRSRENTVVDLKRDSDIVLGSQKMKGEMGPYNAMQEVCKSHVEIYKAGRQAIPSFLKDRYLLVRYEDIVRDPLAKAAQMYRFAELHFTPELQKWVHNITHGKGQGGQAFEIGSRDALSVSEAWRKTLPFQKIEKVQNVCKDAMDLLGYRLVHSEEEQKNLSLDLLLGQNSSE, from the coding sequence ATGATGAAATCTAGATGGGTGCAGGTACTCCTGATTCTGGCAGTTCTGTCCTTCCTGATCCACTTCCTAACCTGCAGCAATGCCCCCATGGAAGATAAGCCTTCTCCAGTCCACATCCTCATTCTCTCCTCCTGGCGGTCAGGATCTTCCTTCACTGGACAGATCTTCAGCCAGCACCCCAGTGTCTTCTACCTGATGGAGCCTGCATGGCATGTGTGGGTTGCTATGTACCAGAACAGTGCCAAAGTCTTACAGATGGCAGTGCGGGACCTAGTCAGGTCGGTCTTCCTGTGTGACATGTCTGTGTTTGATGCTTACATGTCTAGCCAGAAGAAAAAGtctgatttatttcagtgggAGACAAGCCGAGCCTTGTGCTCCCCCCCTGCCTGTGACTCATTCAGGCGCAATGACATAATTACTGCAGGAAATTGCAGGACAGTCTGTGGCAAGTACCCATTCAGCAAGGTGGAGGAAGCCTGTAAAACCTACAGCCATGTTGCCATCAAGGAGGTTCGGTTCTTTGACCTGAAAGTCCTCTACTCCCTCTTCACTGATCCATCCCTGAACCTCAAAGTCATTCACTTGGTCCGGGATCCTCGAGCTGTGTTCAGGTCCCGAGAGAATACAGTGGTAGACCTGAAACGTGACAGTGACATTGTTTTGGGGTCCCAGAAGATGAAGGGAGAAATGGGACCCTACAATGCTATGCAAGAAGTCTGCAAAAGTCATGTTGAGATTTacaaggcaggcaggcaggctaTTCCCAGCTTCCTGAAAGACCGTTACCTGCTGGTTCGTTATGAAGACATTGTCAGAGACCCACTAGCAAAGGCTGCTCAGATGTACAGGTTTGCAGAACTCCATTTCACACCGGAACTTCAGAAATGGGTGCACAACATTACCCATGGGAAGGGGCAAGGAGGACAGGCCTTTGAGATCGGATCCAGAGATGCGCTGAGCGTATCCGAGGCCTGGAGGAAGACCCTTCCAttccagaaaatagaaaaagtgcAAAATGTGTGCAAGGATGCTATGGACTTGCTGGGCTACCGGCTAGTTCATTctgaagaagaacagaaaaacctGTCACTGGATCTCTTGCTTGGCCAGAACTCCTCTGAGTAA